The Felis catus isolate Fca126 chromosome B2, F.catus_Fca126_mat1.0, whole genome shotgun sequence region ttgacaataaattatataatataatataatataatataatataatataatgtaatgtaatgtaatattatatatatatatatatatatatatatatgaaaagcaaaaagagTGGACACACGGACCTAATTCCAAACAAACAGCAGGCAGGTAATGGGGACTAgtcttaaaaaaccaaaaaaaaggatgctgtattttgtccaatgctttctctgcatctattgaggatcatgtggttcctgttgtttattttattgatgtaatgtatcacattgactatTTCGTggtattgaaccacccctgcagcccacgtgtaaatctcacttggtcatggtgaaaaattcttttaatgtattgttggatccagttggctagtatcttgttgaggatttttgcatccatattcatcagggaaattggtctgcagttctcctttttagtggggtctttggttttggaatcaaggtaatgctggtcttgtagaatttttttggaagttttccttccatttctattttttggaacacttcAAGAGAatagtgttaattcttctttacatgtttggtacaatttccctgggaagccatcggGCCCTGGTGTCttgatttttgtaaattttttgatTATTAGTTtagtttctttactggttatgggtctgttcacattttctatttctttttgtttcagttttggtagtttatatgtttctaggaatttgtccatttcttccagattgcccaatttattggtgtataattgcttataatctcttattgtttgtatttctgtagtgttggttgtgatctcttgtgtttcattttgattttatttatttgggtcctttttctttttgatcaggttggctagtggtttatcaattttgttaattgtttcaaagaaccagcttctggttcattgatctgttctactgtatttttggtttcagtagcatggatttctgctctaatctttactatttcacATCTTccattggttttggttttatttgatgttcttttcCCTGCTAATTAAGGTGTAATGTTAGCTCcgtttttaggaaggcctggattgctatatacttccctcttatgactgccttcgCCGAATCCTAGAGGTTTttggctgtggtgttatcatttttgtttgcttctatgtaatttttaatttcctctttaacttcctggctagcccattaattctttagtaggatgttctttagtctctgAGTGTTTGttgtatttccaattttttttgtagttgattttgagtttcataagattgtggtctgaaaatatgcatggtatgatttcagtctttttgtacttcttgagGGCTGATGTGTCCCAATATATGTTATATTCTTGAGAACGTTCTATGTGCACTccagaagaatgtgtattatgctgttttagaatgaaatgttctgaacatacctgtgaagtccatctggtccagtgtgtcattcaaagccattttttccttattgattttctgtttagatgatctgtccactgctATAAGGGGTTTTGAAGTCCCATACTATTGtggtattatcaatgagttcctttgttagtgattcattgatttatatatttaggtgtcaccacgttgggggcataaatgtttacaactgttagatcatcttggtagatagaccccttaattatgatataatgcccttcttcatttcttgttacagtgtttattttaaaatctagattgtttgggggcgtctgcgtggctcagtcaattaagcttctgacacttggtttcatctcagtcatgatctcatggtttgtgggagtgagctccagcacagagcttctcagcacagagcctacttgatattctctctccctttctgtgcatctcccccactcgtgtgctctgtctctctctcaaaacaaataaataaacttaataaaatctAGGTTTTCTGATGttagtatggctactccagctttcttttggcaaccgttagcatgatagatggttctctgtccccttactttcaacctgaaggtgtctttaggtctgcaatgggtctcttgtaaacagcatatagatggatcttgttttcttatccatcctgtaaccctctgtcttttgattggagcatttactccattgacatttagagtgagtactgaaagatatgaatttattggcacagtgttatctgtagatttcatgttaTCTGTAGATTTCGTATCCGTGGTGGTGTATTCTGGGGAgctgtttttaatattcattttcttccttcctttctttctttctttctttctttctttctttctttctctctttaagctttttattttaattccaatatagttaacatacagtattttattagttttagatgtacaatatagtgattcaaccattCCATACATTAAGACAGAGTGCatatcatgataaatgtactcttaaccCTCTtgacctatttcacccatcctcccatctGCCTCCTTTCTGGTATGcgttattttaaatgattaaccTCAGCTAAAGTTAttagtttttttgaaaaatattttttacttgaaGCATGCTTCAGAATACATGgttctaaaaatacatataaaacattccatttaagaaaaatagaatacacattttttttcaagcacaCACAAAGGAATCCCCTagttaaatcacataaaaaaagacataacaaatattacaaatttaagaagaatgaaatcataccaagAATATCTTCCAGGAGCAATCGTACAAAACTAAAGAGCAGTaataaaacaaagctggaaaatatacaatgtgaatattaaatatttagtatataaatatgaaacaaCACAGTACTGCACAAGCAGTGGGCCAAATAAGAAATCTAATGGCACATCAACATGTGtctcaaaaccaaagaaaaagaaaacaatattccaAAAcatatgggatgcagcaaaagcagatgtCAGTGTGAAGTTTTTGCTATAAATGCTTTTGTTAAGAAAAAagttcaggggtgtctgggtggctcagttggttagatggctgagtcttgattttggctcatgtcatgatctcactgtgaatTTAAACCCTgtattgggttctgcgctgatagtgtgtggtctgcttgggattctgcatacctctttctctctgccactcccccacttcctctttatctctctctcaaaacaaataaaaatagactttaaaaaaagagaaatttaaacaaACAGCTTACTATCACACAACAAGGAAGCAAAAGGTAGAAGCAGCTTAAATTcagtagagaaaggaaataacaaagaaaaatcagaaataaagaacagaataaaCAATAAGATAACATTGAAAGTGATGATcagtttttccaaaaaataaacaaaattgacaatgCTTTAACTGCattaaccaagaaaaaagagagaagactcaaatgagaaatggaagagaaataaatacaacagataaccacagaaatacaaagtgtGATAACAGATTagtataaataattatatactgACAATTCATATAACTTAGAAAATAATGCAGATAGTTTCTCAAAATGCACGTTATCAAGATTGAATCATGGATGAagccaagaaataggaaatcatCTTAGACCAATAATAGAATGAAATttgaattaggaatcaaaaatctcccagcacagGAAAGCACAAGACCACATGATTTCATTGGTCATTTCTAACCATTAGAATGTCATTTCTAATAATTAAtgacaatctttatcaaaatcttacaaataatggAATAGGGGGGAACGGATTCAAAATCATTCCATGTAGCCAGTAATGCCCTGATACCAGAGCAGGATAAAAACAGTACAAGATCaaaaaagtctagtttgtctgatctAAGTATTGCCactgtggctttcttttggtttctatttgcatAATAGATGTTTCTCCACTCTCTCTAGGTCTAGAATAAATCTCCTATAGGCAGCATACAGttgttgggtcttttttttttttttttttttcattctttctgacaacctatgtcttttgattggagcattttaGTCCATTTCCATTCAAAGTAATGATTGATATGTAGGTACTTATTggcattttattacttattttgtcattgtttctggatattttctctgattctttctttcctttgtcacttttgatctctcctttccactcaaagagtcccctttaatatttattgcagggcttgtttagtgATCACCAACTcgtttactttttgtttgtccgggaaactctctctctcttattctgaatgaaagcattgctggatagagtattcttagtGGCTGATTTTTCCAATTAAGGATTTTGAatatatatcatgccactcttttctggaTTGTCAAGTGTCTTTTGAGAAGTTTCCAGCTAGCTTtctgggttttcccttgtaatttGAGTTCTTttatcttgctgcttttaagatttttcttttatcactatattttgaaagtttaattaGAATATATCTTGGTGttgacctgcttttgttgattttgatgggaattctctgtgcctcctggatttgaatgtctgtttccttgccaagtttaaggaagttttcagctcttTAACTACActttctgtcccctttctctctcttcttcttctgggactcctataatatgaatgttattacatttgatgggaTCGCTGAGTTCCTTAAGTCTGTTCTTGTGAtccataattctttctctcttttgttcagcttcactattttccattattttctcttctatatcacttattcattcttctgctttttccagcctgctgttcatttcatcaagcctgtttcctatctcatttattgcattcttcctctctgattgattcttttttaattattttatttatgtggtaagggtctccctgatgtcttccattcttttctcaaaactagtgaatatccttatgattgttgctttaaattctccattaggcatgttacttatattgGTTTCACTTAGATCACTGGTtgtgaccttatcttgttctttcatttgggacgaattcctccatcttggcattttgtctgagagtctgccttcttctctgttaGAGAAGCCATTATGTCTCTTGCTCCttaaagtaatggccttatgaagatgAGGTCTGTAGaagcttcagggagtgtctctaaTGTGTGCTGCAtgtactctgctgttgtgttttggctgctctatccttcaggccagtcactttcagaggctctccttgccttctATGGGCAGCATTTGGTCCCTGGAATGAATGTGGTGAGTTTAACTAGGTGTTCTCTGGTAttcttgtgaaatgagacctgacacaAGCTCCACgagaactgaggccctgcagaatctctatgggatgcctgggtggctcagtcagttaagcatctgactttggctcatgtcatgatctcatggttcatgggactgagccctgctttgggctctgtgctgacagctcagagccaggagcctgcttctgattatgtgtctccctctctctctgtaccctcccccactcacactctgtttctctctcaaaaataaataaatattaaaaaaataaagaactctcCAGTCAGGAGATGTGGTGGCTTGTGCTGGGATTCTGGGGGATGGGCCTGCCACATTGGGGATGAGGCAAGCTTGTCTGAGAAGGACCATCCTGCCAGAGCACAGTGGGGGTGTAGCTTGGTGaggcaagttaggcagccagagCCCATGTGGTGCTGTTTCCCATAGGTGTGTCTTTGTTTAtgctgaggggaggaggaggagggaaatgtCACTGGCCAATTTCTTAGTTCCTGAAGAGGTGTCTTCCTGAATACTTATAGAAGTACTGATTATCTTACAGGGGTTCGATATATTTTAAggatttattataatttaacatAATGGTCTGAGTATATACACTTCTTTCAGAGAAATAAGAGGGagattaattatttaaaatattggtgtATTTTGTGGCCCTAATGCAGATGAAACTTAAGCCAAAGGAAACCTAGAACTGGacatacacataaaaacaaacaatcatAGGTATAAGATGTAATGTTTTCCTAAGAGTCCATTGCTAGTCTATTTTTGGTGTACTTATTATTGAAGTTAGCAAATGACTTAATATTTCTCCTAATGTTATTAAAGATTCTTGCCAAGAGTAAGAACAAACCTTGCAAATACAAGAGTAATGGGTGAGGTGGCCAGACTGTGTACATCAGGGCCACAGAACTTATGTTCTCTCTGTGGACACTTAATGTGGGCTAGTGAACTGTTTCTGGGGGCATCTGTGAAGGAGACTTGTGTGGATGAAAGGACATTGACAGTTTCCTACATCAATTATATGTTATGTGAGGCATTTCTGTGTTGTTCTGAGTGGGAAAGTAAGAATTATCTAGTGACTCCTCCTCTTCACATTTCAACAATTATGAAGTatcagaggagaaaatatttaacttaaaaaaattaatgtttatctatttttgagagagtgagagagacagagagagcaaaagccggggagaggcagagagagagggagacacagaattcaaagcaggctagaggctctgacctgtcagcacagagcccaatgtggggcccaaatccacaaaccatgaaagTCAGATaccaaaccactgagccacccaggtgcccccagaggagaaaatattattatatatgtgattgattacaattattaaataatggggtcttaaaatttttttaaatgtttaataaatttttatagagagacagagtgcaagcaggggaggggcagagagggagacacagaatctgaagcaggctccaggctctgagatgtcagcacacagccaaaCGTGGGCCTTGAATCCACaatccgcgagatcatgacctgagatgaagtcggatgcttaactgcttaactgactgaatcacccaggcaccctaaataATGGGGTCTTTAGAGAAAGGTATCAGATCACTTAAAATATCAGTGTTCAATTAAAAAGTCATCACATTTTGCCATAAAAAGCTAACTAATATATTATGATAATTGGAAGTgaaaagatttattcattttctgaaattcactacataaaaatttacatatctacatttttcaaaatttacataaattccATGATTCTATAGATAGGTCTAAGTCAAATCCCAACTAATCTCAAGCTAGTCATTGAGATTGAGATAGTCGTGGAGTACATTTTTCATGAATGAATAAGTAGTGAATAATACTGTTTTATTACCTTTAAATCctttaatttgtttcttcttaCTTCCTTGtataatgataaagaagaaataaataacaaagaccCTTTACTCAAGATACTGATAAATGTTTGTATGACATCACAAGGGAATTGACGTCCAAAAtcattatttatacattattttatatgctCCCCacaatgtaaatgaaatcatccATTCAGGTCTATATTTCTGAAGATGCAAGCACtatcatagaaaataaaactagataAAACCGTTCCTATGGGTTTTTAGCATAAATAATATGCATTCAAGTGTATATTTAGAGCCTTTTTGTGTtatattacaaacaaaaataaaaatttctaatgaCCCTTTTCTCTGAAGATATGCCAATGATTAGAGTCATAAAAGAGCTAAGTAGGATGGGTATAGTATTGTTTGCATCCACAGAACATTCATATATAGCAACTATTCTATTAATTGTCTCTGTGATCTAGGAATTTCTTGCCTcagtagaaattaaaaacagattctcaccaacagtgcatgaatatttgtttttctccacatcctcaccaacacttgttatttcttgaatttttgaATTTAACCATTCTCACAGGTGGAAACTGAtctcttattgtggttttaatttgcatttctctgatgcttagtgatgttgagcatattttaatGTGTGTTGCCTAtctatttatcttctttggaaaaacacttATTaaggttctttgcccatttttaaatcagattgtttgttttggtgttgagttgtgtaagttctttatatattttggatatatcatttggatatttcttctcccattcattagtttgccttcttgttttgttgattgtttcctttgctgtggaaaCCCTTTTAATGTTGCTGTAGTCTcaaatgtttaattttgcttttgtatccctGGTCAAAGGAgacatatttcaaaaaatgttctgTGGCTGATGTCGGAGGAATTActatcctcatgcactgttggtgggaattcaaactagcacagccactgtagaaaaaaGTATGgtgtttccttgaaaaattaaaaatagaattactgtatgatccagtaattccagtaaaaacactaatttgaaaagatataggcACCCTCTGTTTActgcatcattattcacaatagccaagatatggaagccacGAAAGTGCcaactgatagatgaatggataaacaagatgtggtatataaacacaatggaatattactcagccataaaaagaacaaaatcttgctgCAAAATCCACCATAACATGGTTGAGTAAGAGcatgtaatgctaagtgaaataagtcagtcagagaaagacaaaggccatatgatttcactcatatgtggaatttaggcatcaaagcaaatgaacaaacaaagaaaagaaagagataaaaaatagactcttaagtaTAGGGAATTAGTAATTTCTAGAGGCGAGGTGAGtgaggagatgggtgaaatagataaaggggattgaAAGTACACGTGATGAGCATTgataaatgtatagaattgttgaatcacattgtatacctaaaactaatataacactgtgtgtttaTTGCacttgaataaaacaaagaaagacaattagaaaatgtttttcattgtCTTATCCAGGGTAATACGATTCTATGACTTTTGGTCCCTCTTTGATTTTGTAGATTCACGGTCAACTCTCACCAGCTTCCTCAATGCATTCTTCATGTCCTTGTTCCGCAGGGTATAAACGAGAGGGTTAAGACTTGGAGTGACAATTGTGTAAAAGAGGGTGAGGAACTTTCCCTGGTCTTTGGAGGCACTGTTACCTGGTTGCAGGTACATATAGATAATAGTTCCATAGAAGATGGACACGACAGTGAGATGAGATCCACAGGTATTAATTGCTTTTTGTTGGCCTTCTTTTGACTTTATTCTCAGCACAGCTTTGGCGATGTAGCCATAGGATATAAGAATAAGGCCGAGTGGTGTAAGGACAATGACAATGcccaaagcaaaaacagacatttCAACTGTCGTGGTGTCTATACAAGCTATCTTGATCATAGCTGGCAACTCACACAAGAAATGGTCCAGAAGGTTGTTTCCACATCGAGGCAAATTCAGGGTGAGTGTACATAATAATACAGAAACAGCCAAACTAATGCTCCAGACTGTGATTATCATCTTGAGACAGAGATGTGGATTCATGATTACCAAATAATGCAGAGGCTTACAAATAGCTGTGAAACGATCATAGGACATAACAGCGAGGAGGAGGCACTCAGTGGAACCCAACCACATATAAACGTAGAGTTGAGTGACACAGCCCACATAGCTGATGGTCTTGTCAGGTCCCCACAAATTAACGAGCATCTGAGGGATGATGCTGGTTGTGAAACATAGATCCAGGAAAGATAAGTTCCTGAGGAAAAAATACATCGGTGTGTGGAGATGGGAATCCAGGAGAGATGCAAGGATGATGGCTGTGTTACCCACCCACGTAATGAAGTAGAAGAGAGTGACAACTCCTGATAGGACCATCTCCAGTTTGGGATGGTCCGAGAAGCCGAGCAGAATAAAACCGTGCAGAGAAGTGTGATTGTTTTGGCCCATAGTCCTTCAGTGTCCAAATCCTAGAATGAGAAAAGCAGAAGAAGGTGAAGGAAGATGGggatgaggatgaggaggaggagcaggaggagtaagagaaggagatggaggaggagaaatTGTCAGTACAGACCACATAACTTAACTAAAGGGAAAGAATTTAtgctaataattaaaaaataatgggtgGAAGTAAATATTATAGCCAAGTAATCTGGTATTTGTTGTAGATCATTTTATGGTGTTggatttaatattatatttttatctcagTGAGCTTGGAGATATTACTCTTAAACTCAAGGTCTGAAAATTTTCATATGTAAATTTGCAAGTTTGAAAGGATCTGTTTCTAAAGTGATGTGACCCTCTGATTCTCTACCAATCTTGTTCGCTTGATATAATGAACACATTATTTTTCTGGTCAGCAAATTTacctataaaatgtaattattttgcaatatcagaatgaggaaaaaaagtgtTCCTCTTCTTTCATATCTTAGTGGTAGCACCGTTGGTGTCCCGGTTTCTCATGTAGGAGATGTGGCCTTTTATCCTTGGCACCTTTATGTCTCTCATCCCAATACTTAACTTATCactgaaatggtaaattttaatgCAAGTTATAATTTAACTATCCTCTCACTTTAAAGAAGCTTCCACAATCACTCTGGTTTTCTAAACCACTATTgtctcttttctaaaaaaattttgaaatgtttatttatttttgagacagagacagagcatgaaccaagagaggcagagatgaaggaagagatggtatctgaaacaggctccaggctctgaggtgtcagcacagagccagatgtcgggctcaaacccacaaaccctgagatcatgacttgagcccatgTAGGATGCTcacccgactaagccacccaggtgcccccattgtcTCTTTTCTAGACTCTGGCAGCTGTCTTCACTCCTTTCATccagacttttttgtttgtttacattgtCACGAGATTCAGTAAAACCAATCACATCATCGATGTACTTATAATTTGCTGGCCCCTTTCCATTACATTGAAGAAATACTCTGATTCTTTAAGATACCTGGATGGACATACACGAGGCCTCATTCTCATCTCAGAAGTCACTTTACACACATGGACTCCTGGCCTCCTCCCAGTTCGACATGTCAAACTCATTCCCATCAGAAGCCCTGGGAACCCTTCCTCTTTTCTGGACTTCTACTTGTTCTGCAGTTCTGCTCATTCTCTTGTCCAGCCCGAATGTTTCGTGCTTAAAGAGGGCTACTGTGAACCTATCTATTTTTGGTCTGATATTGTATATCATGAATAGGGGGATCTGCAGACAGCCAGTGTATCCTGAAGCCTAAAAGCATAGGAAGAGTTTTCCTTCACTTCTGGGCTCAGACTTCCCATtgtgaaaataaggaaaacaacacTCCTTGGGGTCAAGATTAACTGAATCATAAATCTGCTTAGAGCATAGCACATCTCCATAAATATTAGTTACTACAATCGttataagaagaaattataaTGTACCATGTAGGTAAAAGTTTAACAGCCTCCCATGATAGTTTGTAATCTTGAAGAAAGTGTGCCTGATGTCTATTGCTCCCCGCTCTCTCCATGCTGCCTAAAACATTCCCCCAATATCTTTCTCTCCAAgtatctgtgtatctatgtatccatctatctgtatctatctaccATTTGCCTTTTCTCACATATTTATgcataattttttgaagaaaataacaaCTATAATTCTATGTATAACAGTGTAAAATCACTTAAAGTTTTTagttag contains the following coding sequences:
- the LOC105260531 gene encoding olfactory receptor 2W1, producing MGQNNHTSLHGFILLGFSDHPKLEMVLSGVVTLFYFITWVGNTAIILASLLDSHLHTPMYFFLRNLSFLDLCFTTSIIPQMLVNLWGPDKTISYVGCVTQLYVYMWLGSTECLLLAVMSYDRFTAICKPLHYLVIMNPHLCLKMIITVWSISLAVSVLLCTLTLNLPRCGNNLLDHFLCELPAMIKIACIDTTTVEMSVFALGIVIVLTPLGLILISYGYIAKAVLRIKSKEGQQKAINTCGSHLTVVSIFYGTIIYMYLQPGNSASKDQGKFLTLFYTIVTPSLNPLVYTLRNKDMKNALRKLVRVDRESTKSKRDQKS